In Parasphingorhabdus halotolerans, a single window of DNA contains:
- a CDS encoding GNAT family N-acetyltransferase — protein MPDIAQIEIETERLILRPPSGEDFNAFALMSTDADTMRHIGGASSRSEAWRLWCTLAGSWVINGFGMFSMIEKSTGTWIGRTGPWQPADWPGTEVGWAVAPEYAGKGFALEAAVASMDYAFDVLGWDDVMHCINPDNAPSIALAKRIGSTNRGKTQMPEPFQNHPVDDWGQSREQWLENRKQFQ, from the coding sequence ATGCCTGACATTGCGCAAATTGAAATCGAAACCGAACGCTTGATTTTGCGACCGCCAAGCGGTGAGGATTTCAATGCTTTTGCGCTCATGTCGACAGATGCAGATACCATGCGGCATATTGGCGGGGCGTCCAGCCGATCTGAGGCCTGGCGTCTTTGGTGCACGCTCGCTGGTAGTTGGGTAATCAACGGCTTTGGCATGTTTTCGATGATCGAAAAATCAACTGGCACTTGGATTGGCCGGACGGGACCATGGCAACCGGCCGACTGGCCGGGCACCGAAGTGGGCTGGGCAGTGGCCCCGGAATATGCCGGAAAAGGTTTTGCGCTGGAGGCAGCGGTAGCTTCGATGGACTATGCATTTGACGTTCTTGGCTGGGATGATGTTATGCATTGTATCAATCCGGACAACGCACCGTCTATCGCGCTGGCAAAGCGTATCGGTTCGACCAACCGGGGCAAGACGCAAATGCCCGAACCATTTCAGAATCATCCGGTGGACGATTGGGGGCAATCCCGAGAACAATGGCTTGAGAACAGAAAACAGTTTCAATAG
- a CDS encoding DUF1330 domain-containing protein: MADDIYLDPTRESFDAFKALPRDVPINMLNLLQFHETARYPDDHPNAAHGWSGERAYAEYGKTSGPIFARVGGTIIWRGQMECMVIGPDDKQWDASFIARYPTSGAFMEMITDPEYKKAVVNRQAAVLTSRLIRFGEIEGPDTFG, from the coding sequence ATGGCCGACGATATTTACCTCGACCCGACACGGGAGAGCTTTGACGCGTTCAAGGCGTTGCCGCGTGATGTGCCGATCAATATGCTCAATTTGCTGCAGTTTCATGAAACCGCGCGATATCCTGATGATCATCCCAATGCCGCCCATGGCTGGAGCGGTGAGCGGGCCTATGCCGAATATGGCAAAACCAGCGGGCCGATATTTGCGAGGGTTGGCGGTACGATTATCTGGCGCGGACAAATGGAGTGCATGGTGATCGGGCCGGATGACAAACAATGGGACGCGTCGTTTATTGCGCGCTACCCCACTAGTGGCGCGTTTATGGAAATGATCACCGATCCGGAATATAAGAAAGCGGTAGTGAACCGGCAGGCCGCGGTGCTGACGTCGCGCCTGATTCGCTTTGGTGAAATCGAGGGCCCCGATACATTTGGGTAG
- the rarD gene encoding EamA family transporter RarD, with the protein MNDIANNPSAGSRLGLVQALLACLFWGVMPIYFKLLEDVAAIEVVAHRVIWTVPLLLVILYFRKNITGLLSSWADKKIRWTLLASSLLIAANWLIYVWAVQEDHILAASLGYFISPLLSVFLGRIFLKETLSRNQWVAVGIAALGVSVLAVEAWQTLWISLALAASWSGYALVRKVADVGPIVGLTIETSVLLPFFGLFLLWVSFGSGYSADTVHLGDSLPIDILLLGGAVVTAAPLMLFASAVKKMTLSAIGLLNYLAPTLQFLIGVMIYREPLTISHIICFGLIWISLAIFSADSIRKERTRRTELAI; encoded by the coding sequence GTGAACGATATTGCGAACAATCCATCAGCCGGTAGCCGGTTGGGCCTCGTGCAAGCTTTGCTCGCTTGCCTGTTCTGGGGCGTTATGCCGATCTATTTCAAATTGCTGGAAGATGTTGCGGCTATCGAAGTGGTGGCGCACCGGGTTATCTGGACTGTGCCATTGCTGCTGGTCATCCTCTATTTTCGGAAGAATATCACCGGGCTGCTCTCATCATGGGCGGACAAGAAAATACGCTGGACATTACTTGCCAGTTCGCTGCTGATCGCCGCCAATTGGCTCATCTATGTCTGGGCGGTTCAGGAAGATCATATACTCGCGGCCAGTCTGGGATATTTCATCAGTCCGTTGCTTAGCGTGTTCCTGGGGAGAATATTCCTTAAAGAAACCCTCAGCCGCAACCAGTGGGTCGCGGTCGGCATCGCTGCCCTTGGCGTTTCAGTACTCGCAGTAGAAGCGTGGCAGACTCTATGGATCAGCCTCGCCCTGGCTGCATCGTGGAGCGGCTACGCGCTGGTACGCAAAGTCGCCGACGTTGGTCCGATTGTCGGACTGACCATTGAAACCAGTGTGTTGCTCCCCTTTTTCGGGCTCTTCCTGCTCTGGGTCAGTTTTGGCAGCGGCTATTCGGCAGATACGGTGCATTTGGGAGACTCGCTGCCGATCGACATATTGCTGTTAGGCGGGGCAGTGGTCACCGCAGCACCGCTCATGCTATTTGCCTCTGCGGTCAAGAAAATGACCTTGAGCGCAATCGGCCTGCTGAACTATCTCGCGCCGACATTGCAATTTCTCATCGGTGTCATGATTTACCGCGAGCCGCTGACCATTTCCCACATCATCTGCTTCGGCCTAATCTGGATCAGCCTTGCGATATTTTCCGCAGATTCGATCCGCAAGGAACGAACACGCCGCACCGAGCTGGCTATTTAG
- a CDS encoding HigA family addiction module antitoxin, with amino-acid sequence MTNPLTKGLRPVHPGELLREDILPAVARPKTEIARLLGISRQTLYDILNEKQPVTPAMALRFAKMFGGGPEVWLNMQHSYDLKIAEQELGDVLDKIPEVKAA; translated from the coding sequence ATGACTAACCCGCTTACAAAAGGGCTGCGACCCGTTCATCCCGGCGAATTGCTGCGCGAAGATATTCTCCCCGCCGTCGCCCGCCCGAAAACCGAAATCGCGCGCCTGCTCGGCATTTCGCGCCAGACGCTTTATGATATTTTGAACGAGAAACAGCCAGTCACCCCGGCCATGGCGCTGCGCTTCGCAAAAATGTTCGGCGGCGGGCCAGAGGTGTGGCTGAACATGCAGCATAGCTATGATTTGAAAATTGCCGAGCAGGAACTGGGCGACGTGCTGGATAAAATTCCGGAGGTGAAGGCGGCGTGA
- a CDS encoding AbgT family transporter, with product MEKNGALAPNGGFFGWIERTGNKLPDPVFLFFYLILFVVALSVLADVLGWSAVHPIEVDEETGSNTVIAATSLLSADNIRRLWVEMPKTFTHFHPLGYVLVVMLGAGVAERSGLFGTAMRAGVRNAPVFLLTPIVALVAMLGNLAADAAYVVLIPLAGVIFAAAGRHPIAGIAAAFAGVSGGFSANLFPGQLDALLFGITQAAAETVFPGWEANIAGNWYFIIVMTFVFLPVIWYVTDRIIEPHLGHYSGALNPSENNSETAVSVDDDTQDRPLTEGEKRGLRYAGFALLGVIALWLLMLFGPGTALIDETAAAEAQLTPFYQSLVGGFFLLFLLAGWAYGKGVGKIKDHRDLVKMMRDSMADMAYFLVLAFMVAHFVALFSWSNLGLITAVHGAETLQSLDLPAPLLLALVVIFVAVMNLFVGSASAKWALLAPILVPMLMLIGVSAETTTAAYRVGDSATNIITPLMVYFPLILIFCQRWNKDFGIGNLTAMMLPYALWLLGAGLALIMLWVAFEIPLGPNAPVFAPPPTS from the coding sequence ATGGAAAAAAATGGAGCGCTGGCGCCCAATGGAGGCTTTTTCGGATGGATCGAGCGCACCGGAAACAAGCTGCCCGATCCGGTCTTCCTGTTTTTCTACCTGATATTATTTGTCGTCGCCCTGTCGGTTTTAGCCGATGTGCTTGGCTGGTCAGCGGTCCATCCGATCGAGGTGGATGAGGAAACCGGAAGCAACACCGTGATTGCCGCGACCAGCCTGCTGAGCGCGGACAATATCCGGCGGCTCTGGGTCGAGATGCCCAAGACCTTCACCCATTTCCATCCGCTCGGCTATGTGCTGGTGGTGATGCTGGGTGCCGGCGTGGCCGAACGTTCCGGCCTGTTCGGAACCGCGATGCGCGCCGGTGTGCGGAACGCTCCCGTATTTCTGTTGACGCCGATAGTCGCGCTGGTCGCCATGCTGGGCAATCTGGCGGCGGACGCGGCCTATGTCGTGCTGATCCCGCTGGCTGGCGTTATTTTCGCAGCAGCCGGGCGGCATCCGATTGCCGGAATCGCAGCGGCCTTTGCGGGTGTTTCGGGCGGCTTTTCGGCAAACCTGTTTCCCGGCCAGCTCGACGCGCTGCTCTTTGGCATCACGCAAGCCGCTGCAGAAACCGTCTTCCCCGGCTGGGAGGCCAATATTGCAGGCAACTGGTATTTTATTATCGTGATGACCTTCGTGTTCCTGCCAGTCATCTGGTATGTCACCGACCGGATTATCGAACCCCACCTGGGTCATTATTCGGGCGCATTAAACCCAAGTGAAAACAACTCCGAAACCGCTGTCTCGGTCGATGATGACACGCAGGACCGGCCTTTGACCGAAGGCGAAAAGCGCGGCCTGCGTTATGCCGGTTTCGCATTGCTCGGTGTCATTGCGCTTTGGCTGCTGATGCTGTTCGGGCCGGGCACAGCTTTGATCGACGAGACCGCAGCGGCGGAAGCACAGCTCACGCCATTTTACCAGTCGCTGGTCGGCGGTTTCTTCCTGCTCTTCCTGCTCGCTGGCTGGGCCTATGGAAAAGGCGTTGGGAAGATCAAGGATCATCGCGATCTGGTAAAGATGATGCGTGATTCGATGGCGGACATGGCTTATTTTCTCGTCCTCGCCTTCATGGTCGCGCATTTCGTGGCGCTATTCAGCTGGTCCAATCTCGGACTGATCACGGCAGTGCATGGGGCAGAGACATTGCAAAGCCTAGACCTGCCTGCGCCGCTCCTGCTCGCTTTGGTGGTGATCTTTGTGGCCGTGATGAACCTGTTTGTCGGGTCCGCCAGCGCCAAATGGGCCTTGCTCGCGCCAATCCTCGTGCCGATGCTGATGCTGATTGGCGTGAGCGCGGAAACCACGACCGCCGCCTATCGCGTCGGCGATAGTGCGACCAATATTATCACGCCGCTGATGGTCTATTTCCCGCTGATCCTGATCTTCTGCCAGCGCTGGAACAAGGATTTTGGCATCGGCAATCTGACCGCGATGATGCTGCCTTACGCTTTGTGGTTGCTGGGTGCCGGGTTGGCGCTGATCATGCTGTGGGTCGCGTTTGAAATCCCGCTGGGGCCAAATGCGCCGGTTTTTGCACCGCCGCCAACCAGCTAA
- a CDS encoding SDR family NAD(P)-dependent oxidoreductase has protein sequence MMDGKVALISGGAEGIGGTAGRRFVEEGGSVMLGDIQLEKAQAHAASLGARAAAIELDVRNLDQWHAAVKATQEKFGKLTTCFNVAGISEPGSVDEVDLDSWTRTIDINLNGTFNGCRAAMPAMVASGEDCSIVNIGSMLAMRPGSIFAAYSASKAGVTAMSKSLALHCAAQGYKIRVNTVHPGAIDTPMYQRYLAAYDGPHDEAVEVFNRNHPIKRVGQAEEVANAMIWLSSEGASFTTANDITVDGGGSYRE, from the coding sequence ATGATGGACGGTAAAGTTGCGCTGATATCCGGCGGCGCAGAAGGCATTGGCGGCACCGCAGGACGACGCTTTGTAGAAGAGGGCGGTTCGGTGATGCTCGGCGATATCCAGCTTGAAAAAGCGCAGGCCCATGCGGCTTCTCTTGGCGCGCGTGCGGCTGCCATCGAACTGGACGTCCGCAACTTGGATCAATGGCATGCGGCGGTCAAAGCCACCCAAGAGAAATTCGGCAAACTCACAACCTGCTTCAATGTCGCGGGCATTTCCGAGCCGGGTTCGGTCGATGAAGTCGATCTCGATAGCTGGACCCGGACCATCGACATCAACCTCAACGGAACCTTTAACGGATGCCGCGCTGCAATGCCGGCTATGGTCGCAAGCGGCGAAGACTGCTCGATCGTCAATATCGGTTCGATGCTGGCGATGCGGCCGGGTTCGATATTCGCGGCCTATAGTGCCAGCAAGGCGGGCGTCACCGCGATGAGCAAGTCGCTTGCGCTGCATTGCGCCGCGCAAGGCTACAAGATCCGCGTCAACACCGTTCATCCCGGCGCGATTGATACGCCGATGTATCAACGCTATCTCGCCGCCTATGACGGCCCGCATGATGAAGCGGTGGAAGTATTCAACCGCAACCATCCGATCAAGCGGGTTGGTCAGGCGGAGGAAGTTGCCAATGCCATGATCTGGCTATCGAGCGAAGGCGCGAGCTTTACCACTGCCAATGACATCACCGTTGACGGCGGCGGCAGTTACCGGGAGTAG
- a CDS encoding glucose 1-dehydrogenase: MKNLFDVSGKVAVVTGGSSGIGAMMARGLLENGAKVYITARKEERLHAMQKELSAYGECVAIAADMSKVEGIEAFVAAVSAQEEKVDILINNAGANWAAPVDQFPENGWDKVMDINIKSIFFTTQKFIPLLKAAGTADDPARVINIASINGIRNSGMPTYAYTASKSAVIHLTTHLATDMAHWNINVNAIAPGFFPSNMTKQIVENEAMTKAALAQIPRGRAGKPEDIAGTALYLCGAASAWLVGQTIALDGGMISRA; this comes from the coding sequence ATGAAAAACCTGTTCGACGTAAGCGGTAAAGTGGCGGTGGTTACCGGCGGCTCCAGCGGGATTGGCGCGATGATGGCGCGCGGGTTGCTCGAAAACGGTGCGAAGGTTTACATCACCGCGCGCAAGGAAGAGCGGCTCCATGCCATGCAGAAAGAGCTGTCTGCCTACGGCGAGTGCGTCGCGATTGCCGCCGATATGTCGAAAGTCGAAGGCATTGAAGCTTTCGTCGCGGCGGTCAGCGCGCAGGAAGAGAAAGTCGACATCCTCATCAACAATGCCGGTGCCAATTGGGCTGCGCCGGTCGATCAGTTCCCGGAGAACGGCTGGGACAAGGTGATGGACATTAATATCAAATCGATCTTCTTCACCACCCAGAAGTTCATTCCGCTGCTCAAGGCGGCGGGCACTGCCGATGACCCGGCGCGGGTCATCAATATCGCTTCGATCAACGGCATCCGCAACTCCGGCATGCCGACCTATGCCTATACCGCCAGCAAGTCCGCAGTGATCCACCTGACCACCCATCTCGCGACCGATATGGCGCACTGGAATATCAATGTGAACGCTATTGCGCCCGGCTTTTTCCCGAGCAACATGACCAAGCAGATTGTCGAGAATGAAGCGATGACCAAAGCGGCACTGGCGCAAATCCCGCGTGGCCGGGCGGGCAAGCCGGAAGATATCGCCGGAACCGCGCTCTATCTCTGCGGCGCGGCATCGGCATGGCTGGTCGGCCAGACGATTGCCCTGGATGGCGGGATGATTTCGCGGGCGTAG
- the murA gene encoding UDP-N-acetylglucosamine 1-carboxyvinyltransferase, translated as MDIISIRGGKKLSGNIPISGAKNSALTLLPCALLTDEPVTLRNLPRLADVDSFGHLLNQLGVSTSIEGSRPEDFGRVMTLKAGKITSTEAPYDIVRKMRASILVLGPLLARAGECRVSLPGGCAIGNRPIDLHLKVIEALGADIETTSGYVTARQPNGGLPGGEFSFPVVSVGATENALMAAATAKGTSALKNAAREPEIIDLCNMLVAMGADIEGIGSSTLIIHGVDRLHGCTYRVMADRIEAGSYACAVGIAGGEVDLIGANADEMEATLDALRHAGLTIEPHRKGIKVAMDGKLKPLTLSTAPYPGLATDMQAQLMAMLCMADGASVLTETIFENRYMHVPELNRMGADIETKGRTAVVRGVTKMTGAPVMATDLRASMSLVIAALAAEGETQLQRIYHLDRGYERLEEKLAAVGADIERVSGD; from the coding sequence ATGGATATTATCTCAATTCGCGGCGGCAAAAAGCTCTCCGGCAACATTCCGATTTCTGGCGCAAAAAATAGCGCACTGACCCTGCTGCCTTGTGCACTGCTCACGGACGAACCGGTGACTTTGCGCAACCTTCCGCGACTGGCTGATGTCGACAGCTTTGGTCATTTGCTCAACCAGCTGGGCGTTTCGACCTCGATTGAAGGATCACGCCCGGAAGATTTTGGCCGGGTGATGACTCTCAAGGCCGGCAAGATCACATCGACCGAAGCGCCTTATGATATCGTCCGTAAAATGCGCGCGTCAATATTGGTGCTCGGACCATTATTGGCGCGAGCCGGTGAATGCCGGGTATCGCTACCCGGCGGCTGTGCAATCGGCAACCGCCCAATTGATTTGCATCTCAAGGTGATAGAAGCTCTGGGTGCGGATATCGAAACCACCAGCGGCTATGTCACGGCGCGCCAACCCAATGGAGGCCTGCCCGGCGGAGAGTTTAGCTTCCCGGTTGTATCAGTCGGCGCGACCGAAAACGCGCTCATGGCAGCGGCCACCGCCAAAGGCACCAGCGCCCTCAAAAACGCGGCACGGGAACCTGAGATTATCGACCTTTGCAATATGCTGGTTGCAATGGGCGCCGATATCGAAGGAATTGGTTCTTCCACCCTGATCATACACGGGGTCGATCGACTGCATGGCTGCACCTATCGGGTGATGGCCGACCGGATTGAAGCAGGCAGCTACGCCTGCGCCGTGGGTATCGCGGGAGGCGAGGTGGATTTAATCGGCGCGAATGCCGATGAAATGGAAGCCACGCTTGATGCTCTGCGGCATGCCGGCCTCACCATCGAACCGCACCGCAAGGGCATCAAGGTTGCGATGGACGGCAAGCTCAAACCGCTGACCTTGTCCACCGCGCCCTATCCCGGCCTCGCCACCGATATGCAAGCGCAGCTTATGGCAATGCTGTGTATGGCCGATGGCGCGAGCGTGCTGACCGAAACGATTTTCGAAAACCGCTATATGCATGTGCCCGAACTCAATCGGATGGGCGCGGATATTGAAACCAAGGGCCGCACGGCGGTGGTGCGCGGCGTGACCAAAATGACCGGTGCGCCAGTGATGGCGACGGATCTGCGCGCCTCGATGAGTCTGGTCATAGCCGCACTGGCGGCGGAAGGCGAAACGCAGTTGCAGCGCATCTATCACCTCGACCGCGGCTATGAACGGTTGGAAGAAAAACTGGCTGCGGTCGGCGCCGATATTGAACGCGTCAGCGGGGATTAG
- a CDS encoding type II toxin-antitoxin system RelE/ParE family toxin, which translates to MPNVARVERILARLDAAPAPEDMNLPGYRFHGLKGKDKGRYAIDASGNWRITFAWDGKDAIDVDLKDYH; encoded by the coding sequence GTGCCCAATGTTGCAAGAGTGGAACGCATATTGGCCCGTCTGGATGCAGCGCCAGCACCGGAAGACATGAACTTGCCCGGATATCGCTTTCATGGGCTGAAGGGAAAGGACAAAGGGCGCTACGCCATCGATGCGTCGGGCAACTGGCGGATCACATTTGCCTGGGACGGCAAGGATGCAATTGATGTTGATTTGAAGGATTATCACTGA
- a CDS encoding putative quinol monooxygenase, which yields MAKILIAAHIDVDPATREECLKKAQPYIDGALSQEGCLCYSWCADMHNPARIEVFEEWVDEEALAQHFQDIHYASMLAHIGSFGLTNAVSAKYRVDAEGPVYNAEGKPTPSFDQ from the coding sequence ATGGCGAAAATATTGATCGCTGCCCATATCGATGTCGATCCGGCAACGCGCGAGGAATGTTTAAAGAAGGCACAGCCTTATATTGACGGCGCGTTGAGCCAGGAAGGCTGCCTGTGTTATAGCTGGTGTGCGGACATGCATAATCCGGCACGAATTGAAGTGTTTGAGGAATGGGTCGATGAGGAAGCCCTCGCGCAGCATTTTCAGGATATACATTACGCAAGCATGCTCGCCCATATTGGTAGCTTTGGCTTGACCAATGCTGTTAGCGCCAAATATCGCGTAGACGCAGAAGGCCCCGTTTATAATGCGGAAGGCAAACCCACACCCTCTTTTGACCAATAG
- a CDS encoding nuclear transport factor 2 family protein yields MFSGPLEDRMAIRELHDSYCDAVLRKDPNDWGALWAEDAVWSLMGTEVVGRENIVNLWNGAMSAFDAVSFLGIPGSLEVTGDTASGRYQTHEILVEKGEPRIAGGRYDDEFVKINGQWLYSKRIFNVVAQMGGNKL; encoded by the coding sequence ATGTTTTCAGGACCGTTGGAAGACCGGATGGCAATCCGGGAATTGCACGACAGCTATTGTGACGCGGTGCTTCGTAAAGACCCGAATGACTGGGGTGCTCTGTGGGCCGAAGATGCTGTCTGGTCGCTCATGGGCACCGAAGTTGTGGGGCGAGAGAATATAGTGAACCTTTGGAACGGCGCGATGAGCGCGTTTGACGCGGTAAGTTTTTTGGGCATCCCTGGCAGCCTTGAAGTCACAGGCGACACAGCATCGGGCCGCTATCAGACGCATGAAATATTGGTCGAAAAGGGCGAACCGCGCATTGCCGGTGGGCGCTATGATGACGAGTTTGTCAAAATCAATGGCCAATGGCTGTACAGCAAACGGATATTCAATGTCGTCGCGCAAATGGGCGGCAACAAGCTTTAG
- a CDS encoding class II aldolase/adducin family protein, producing MATALKEADSAIGMTAGFNIPDPATIDRLEGKVSDAEWKLRCELAATYRLCAMHAWTDLVFTHISARLPDEDGEERFLINPYGVMFDEMTASSLVKIDLEGNIKQDTPYFINPAGFTIHSAVHSARHDAGCVIHVHTPYGIAVSVQKEGLRRYTQFSMQVHDDLAYHDYEGIALDLDERDRLIADVGEKSLLILRNHGTLTIGQNCAIAFLRMYLLENACKTQILAQSVGGAEHLHEETEDMSARVYKQGLPAFTPGFGDNLVWPGLMRKLNRTNPGFDY from the coding sequence ATGGCAACCGCATTAAAAGAAGCTGATAGCGCAATTGGTATGACCGCCGGGTTTAACATTCCCGATCCTGCGACCATCGACCGCCTCGAAGGCAAAGTCTCGGATGCCGAATGGAAATTGCGCTGCGAGCTGGCAGCGACTTACCGGCTGTGCGCAATGCATGCCTGGACCGATCTGGTTTTTACCCACATCTCCGCGCGCCTGCCCGATGAAGATGGCGAGGAACGATTCCTGATCAATCCTTACGGTGTGATGTTTGACGAGATGACAGCTAGCTCGCTGGTGAAGATCGATCTTGAGGGCAATATCAAACAGGACACGCCCTATTTCATCAATCCCGCCGGTTTCACCATCCATAGCGCCGTCCACAGCGCGCGCCATGATGCAGGCTGCGTGATCCATGTGCATACACCTTATGGCATTGCGGTGTCTGTCCAGAAAGAAGGCCTGCGCCGCTACACCCAATTCTCAATGCAGGTCCATGATGATCTGGCCTATCATGATTATGAAGGTATTGCGCTTGATCTGGATGAACGGGATCGGCTGATTGCCGATGTCGGCGAGAAAAGCCTGCTGATCCTGCGCAATCATGGCACGCTGACCATCGGACAAAATTGCGCGATAGCATTTCTGCGTATGTATCTGCTCGAGAACGCCTGCAAAACCCAGATATTGGCTCAATCGGTTGGCGGCGCGGAACATCTGCACGAGGAAACCGAAGATATGTCGGCCCGGGTTTACAAGCAGGGGCTCCCCGCTTTCACCCCGGGTTTTGGCGACAATCTGGTGTGGCCGGGATTAATGCGCAAACTCAACCGCACCAATCCGGGATTTGACTATTAA
- a CDS encoding cytochrome P450 gives MNEAVAKSLFQPDILTDPFDFYEEKRADSPVFLDEASGAYVVLDYDLISEAVGRLDDFSNNFTALLSGGKSDEELANDTEIQEIQSKGWPQVNTLLTADQPVHTRFRKLVNLAFSMPKVNKLEDAMREMSTELIDAFIDKGQCEFVSEYAVPMPVRTIAGQLGLDVADAGTIKRWTNAFVDRLSGMMTRERQLETEREVVEYQHALKANMDARRKEAKNDILSDLVNAQVDGERPLDDAESLSIVQQLMVAGNETTTAALAEGLRLFASNPDQYKKIQDDPSLIPNAVEEVLRMSSGSSGIWRVMHRDAELGGVKLPKGAMVMMRYHAANRDPKQFENPNQFQVDRKNARTHLAFGKGIHMCVGNMLSRKEMTVTFQEFAKRIDNIKIADGAELKYPPNMMLRGLSSLPLTFDKR, from the coding sequence ATGAATGAAGCGGTAGCAAAATCGTTATTCCAGCCTGACATATTAACCGACCCGTTCGATTTTTATGAGGAAAAGCGCGCCGACAGCCCGGTCTTTCTCGATGAGGCAAGCGGGGCTTATGTAGTGCTGGATTATGATCTGATATCCGAAGCAGTGGGACGGCTGGATGATTTTTCCAATAATTTCACTGCGCTTTTGTCGGGCGGTAAATCTGATGAAGAGCTGGCCAACGATACCGAAATTCAGGAAATTCAATCCAAAGGATGGCCGCAGGTCAATACGTTACTGACCGCTGACCAGCCGGTGCACACCCGCTTCCGCAAACTTGTCAATCTCGCCTTTTCCATGCCCAAGGTAAACAAGCTTGAAGACGCGATGCGCGAAATGTCTACCGAGCTGATCGACGCATTTATTGACAAAGGCCAATGCGAGTTCGTCAGCGAATATGCGGTACCCATGCCGGTCAGAACCATCGCCGGACAGCTGGGGCTCGATGTCGCTGATGCCGGTACGATCAAACGCTGGACCAACGCGTTTGTGGACCGCTTGTCCGGCATGATGACCCGCGAACGGCAATTGGAAACTGAACGCGAAGTGGTCGAGTATCAGCATGCCCTAAAGGCAAATATGGATGCCCGCCGCAAGGAAGCCAAGAATGACATCTTGTCTGATCTGGTGAATGCACAGGTGGATGGCGAGCGCCCGCTTGATGATGCAGAATCTTTGTCCATCGTCCAGCAACTCATGGTCGCCGGCAACGAAACAACGACGGCCGCCTTGGCGGAAGGCTTGCGGCTTTTTGCAAGCAATCCCGATCAATATAAAAAAATCCAGGATGATCCCTCGCTTATCCCCAATGCGGTCGAGGAAGTATTACGCATGTCTAGCGGCTCGTCGGGCATCTGGCGGGTGATGCATCGCGATGCGGAACTGGGCGGCGTGAAGCTACCCAAAGGCGCGATGGTGATGATGCGCTATCATGCCGCCAATCGCGATCCGAAACAGTTTGAGAATCCGAACCAATTTCAGGTTGATCGCAAAAACGCGCGCACCCATCTGGCGTTTGGCAAAGGCATTCATATGTGTGTTGGCAATATGCTCTCGCGCAAGGAGATGACGGTGACGTTTCAGGAATTTGCCAAACGCATCGACAATATCAAAATCGCTGATGGCGCTGAACTGAAATACCCGCCGAACATGATGCTGCGCGGCCTGTCTTCGCTGCCGCTCACTTTCGACAAACGATAA